From the genome of Haloarcula taiwanensis:
TGGCACACCTTGGCTGGCCGGACTTGATTACGTGGCGCGTCGTGCAGGGGTTCCTGGCCGTGGCGCTGGTCGTCGTGTGTGTTCTCGAAGCCGTGCGGCTGACGACCGGGCTGGACTGGGTAGTGTACGACCGGCTCACCCGGGAGTACGAGCAGGACAACCCCGCCGGCTACGCGCTGTACATCGTCGGGATGGCTATCGTCGCCTTCGCCGTCGAACTGCCGGGCGTGACGACCGACGTCGCCGTCCCGGCAATGTTGATGCTCGCCATCGGCGACCCCATCAGCGGCCTGCTGGGCTCGGGCGACGCCAGCAACGTCAAGCAGGCCTGGGTCTTGCTGGTGATGTTCGGCGTCTGCACGCTGCTGGCCGCCCCCTTTGTTCCCCCCGCCGCCGCCGTTCTCGGGGGTGTCGCGGCGACGTTCGCGGACGGGGTCAAGCCCCGCATCGCCGGCTACGTCGTCGACGACAACTTCTCGATTCCGGTGCTGGGCGCGCTGGCGATGTGGGTCGGCGTCCGGTACCTCCCGTTCTGACCGGGCAATTCCCCGGCGTCCACTTTCACCGCGGTATCTGAACCCTTAACCACCGGCGGGACGAACGCGTGGGTAATGGCGACCACCGACGCCGGTGGCGAGCACGTCGAACGCCCGCTGGTGACGCCGGAGTTCCTGGAGAACCGCCGCTACCAGACCGAACTGGCGGAGACGGCAAGCACTGGGCACACGCTCGTCTGTCTCCCGACCGGGCTGGGCAAGACGACGGTCTCGCTGCTGGTGACCGCCGAGCGCCTCCACGCCGTCGGCGGGAAGTCGCTCATGCTGGCCCCGACGAAGCCGCTGGTCCAGCAACACGCCGAGTTCTACCGCGAGGCACTCGAACTGGACGACGAGGAGGTCGTCGTCTTCACCGGCGAGGTCCGGCCCGACGACCGCGCCGCCCTCTGGGAGGACGCCCGCATCGTCATCGCGACGCCGCAGGTCGTCGAGAACGACCTCGTCGGCAACCGCATCTCGCTGGCCGACGTGACCCACTGCACCTTCGACGAGTGCCACCGGGCGACCGGCGACTACGCTTACAACTACATCGCCGACCGCTACCACGCCGACGCCGAGGACCCGCTGGTGACGGGCATGAGCGCCTCGCCCGGCGACGACGAGGAGGCCATCCTCGGAGTGTGTGAGAACCTCGGACTCTCCGAGGTCGCGGTGATGACCGAGGACGACGCCGACGTGGCCGAGTACACCCACGACACCAGCGTGGACTGGAACCGCATCGAACTCCCCGAGGTCGTCGTCGAGATTCGGGACGCAATCAACGAGGTCATCAAGGACCGGCTGGCGCAGTTGAGGGAACTGGGCGTGACGAACAAGTCCTCGGCGGACATCTCCGAGCGCGAGATTCAGGGGATGCAGGCCGACCTCCGGAAACTGATGAACAACGACCAGAGCGAGGGGTACCAGGGGATGAGCCTGCTCGCCGAGATCCGGAAGCTCCGGACCGCCGTCACGTACGTCGAGACCCAGAGCGTCGAGTCCCTGCGTCGGTACTTCGAGCGGCTCAAGGAGGGCGCCCGCTCCTCCGGCGCGTCGAAGGCCGACCAGCGCCTCGTCAGCGAGCCGAAGGTCCGCGAGGCGATACGGAAAGCCGAGTCCTACGACGACCTGCACCCGAAGTTCCGCCAGACTCGAATGCTGCTCGCGGAGACGCTGGGCATCGAGAACGGCGAGCGGGTCATAGTCTTCACCGAGTCCCGCGACACCGCCGAGACGCTCGTGGACTTCCTCTCAGACCACTTTACGACCGAGAAGTTCGTCGGACAGAGCGACACCGACGGCAGCGAGGGGATGACACAGACCCAGCAACAGGAGACGCTGGACCGCTTCCGGAACGGCGAGTTCGAGGTGCTCGTCTCCACCTCCGTCGCCGAGGAGGGCCTGGACGTGCCCGAGGTCGACCTGGTGTTGTTCTACGAGCCGGTGCCGACCGCGATTCGGGCCATCCAGCGGAAGGGCCGGACCGGCCGCCAGGCCGAGGGCCGGGTCGTCGTCCTCCTGGCCGAGGACACCCGCGACGAGGCGTACTTCTGGAAGGCCCGCAACGACCAGAAGCGGATGAAACGCGAACTGAACGAACTCAAAAGCGTCGCCGGCGAACTGGAGGCCCGCCTCGACCAGACCGGGCTCGACGAGTACGAGGACGAAGAGGGGGACGCTTCGGGTGGAACAAAGAGCGAGGAAACCACCACACAGCAGTCGGATTCCACTGGAAACGGGAGGGGTAGCACAGCTAACAAGTCAGCCGATGATACCGACGGCAGC
Proteins encoded in this window:
- a CDS encoding dolichol kinase; the protein is MADEVSRRLVHVTGAAVPLAHLGWPDLITWRVVQGFLAVALVVVCVLEAVRLTTGLDWVVYDRLTREYEQDNPAGYALYIVGMAIVAFAVELPGVTTDVAVPAMLMLAIGDPISGLLGSGDASNVKQAWVLLVMFGVCTLLAAPFVPPAAAVLGGVAATFADGVKPRIAGYVVDDNFSIPVLGALAMWVGVRYLPF
- a CDS encoding Hef nuclease (forms a homodimer; branch structure nuclease; possesses helicase and nuclease activity) → MATTDAGGEHVERPLVTPEFLENRRYQTELAETASTGHTLVCLPTGLGKTTVSLLVTAERLHAVGGKSLMLAPTKPLVQQHAEFYREALELDDEEVVVFTGEVRPDDRAALWEDARIVIATPQVVENDLVGNRISLADVTHCTFDECHRATGDYAYNYIADRYHADAEDPLVTGMSASPGDDEEAILGVCENLGLSEVAVMTEDDADVAEYTHDTSVDWNRIELPEVVVEIRDAINEVIKDRLAQLRELGVTNKSSADISEREIQGMQADLRKLMNNDQSEGYQGMSLLAEIRKLRTAVTYVETQSVESLRRYFERLKEGARSSGASKADQRLVSEPKVREAIRKAESYDDLHPKFRQTRMLLAETLGIENGERVIVFTESRDTAETLVDFLSDHFTTEKFVGQSDTDGSEGMTQTQQQETLDRFRNGEFEVLVSTSVAEEGLDVPEVDLVLFYEPVPTAIRAIQRKGRTGRQAEGRVVVLLAEDTRDEAYFWKARNDQKRMKRELNELKSVAGELEARLDQTGLDEYEDEEGDASGGTKSEETTTQQSDSTGNGRGSTANKSADDTDGSNGQAGLDAFADDSSEASGGDTEVNSDAATADEGDTATPDTGTVATAGRDDEDDPVEIVADQRELDSNIARDLSTRDGIETRLETLAVGDYVLSDRVVVERKTVADFMDTLTGGDRSMFEQVGDATRNYGRPVVVIEGEDLFGARNVHHKAIQGALASLAVDFGASVLRTSGEDETADLLQVIAEREQEVADREVSVHGEKQSKTLPEQQEYVVASIAEVGPVTARTLLDAFGSVEAVMTADKEALLEVSGIGDVTADRIREVIASDYEP